A window of Dickeya zeae NCPPB 2538 contains these coding sequences:
- a CDS encoding pyridoxal phosphatase produces the protein MTYRIIALDLDGTLLTQKKTILPESLQALAQARQAGIKVIIVTGRHHSAIHPFYQALALDTPVICCNGTYLYDYQTGQTHDANPLTPAQAKSVLQRLQQFAIHGLMYADDAMLYQHITGHITRTQTWAEQLPESQRPVFRQVDDLMTATDHSRSIWKFATHHTDTAVLNDFAKQVEEELGLACEWSWMDQVDIAQTGNSKGRLLQRWVESQGFSMNDVVAFGDNFNDISMLSAVGLGVAMGNSADDVKAHADLVIDHHEKPGIAEVIRSRVLA, from the coding sequence ATGACCTATCGCATCATTGCCCTCGATCTGGACGGCACACTGTTAACGCAAAAGAAAACGATTTTACCTGAATCCTTACAGGCGCTGGCACAGGCCCGGCAGGCCGGTATCAAGGTTATTATCGTGACCGGTCGCCACCACTCGGCTATCCACCCGTTTTATCAGGCGCTGGCGCTGGATACCCCCGTTATCTGCTGCAACGGCACCTACCTTTACGATTACCAAACCGGGCAGACCCACGACGCCAACCCGCTCACACCGGCACAGGCCAAAAGCGTGCTGCAACGCTTGCAGCAATTCGCCATTCACGGCCTGATGTACGCCGACGACGCGATGCTCTACCAGCACATTACCGGCCACATCACCCGCACCCAGACCTGGGCGGAACAGCTTCCCGAATCTCAGCGCCCCGTTTTTCGCCAGGTCGATGACCTGATGACCGCCACTGACCACAGCCGCTCTATCTGGAAATTCGCCACCCACCATACCGATACCGCCGTATTGAATGACTTCGCTAAACAGGTTGAAGAAGAGTTAGGTCTGGCTTGCGAGTGGTCATGGATGGATCAGGTGGATATTGCCCAGACCGGCAATAGCAAAGGCCGCTTACTGCAACGCTGGGTGGAATCGCAAGGGTTCAGCATGAACGACGTCGTCGCGTTTGGCGATAATTTCAATGATATTAGTATGTTGTCTGCTGTTGGACTGGGTGTCGCGATGGGTAACAGCGCCGATGATGTCAAAGCTCACGCCGATCTGGTGATTGATCATCATGAAAAACCCGGTATTGCAGAGGTCATCCGCAGTCGGGTTCTGGCCTGA
- the pgl gene encoding 6-phosphogluconolactonase — MQQVVYIASPESQQIHVWQLAASGALSLLQVVDVPGQVQPMVIAPNKRHLYVGVRPEFRVISYRIDGQGKLTEAGVASLPGSPTHLSTDHAGRFLFSASYSNACVSVSPIGDDGVVQEPCQQLDGLEGCHSTNIDPANHVLWAPCLKEGRIRLYDVGSDGRLSDHQPVEQRAAAGAGPRHMAYHPNNRFTYCINELNSSVDVFELDAQGEGKRIQTLNAMPADFTGTCWAADIHITPDGRHLYTTDRTASLISIFDVSAQDGTLTLTGHQPTETQPRGFNIDHNGQFLIAAGQKSHHIEVYGIEPDNGNLTPLARYAVGQGPMWVSVLALD; from the coding sequence ATGCAGCAAGTGGTTTATATCGCCAGTCCGGAAAGTCAGCAGATTCATGTCTGGCAGCTCGCCGCCAGTGGGGCGCTGAGCTTGTTACAGGTGGTTGATGTCCCCGGACAGGTGCAACCGATGGTTATCGCGCCGAATAAGCGCCATCTGTATGTCGGTGTGCGTCCTGAATTTCGGGTCATCAGCTACCGGATTGATGGGCAAGGCAAACTGACCGAAGCTGGTGTGGCATCGTTACCGGGCAGCCCAACCCACTTGTCGACCGATCACGCCGGACGTTTCTTGTTCAGCGCCTCTTACAGCAATGCGTGTGTTAGCGTCAGCCCCATCGGCGATGATGGCGTGGTACAGGAACCCTGCCAGCAGCTCGACGGATTGGAAGGGTGCCATTCGACCAATATCGACCCGGCGAATCACGTATTGTGGGCCCCTTGTCTGAAAGAGGGTCGAATCAGATTGTATGATGTCGGCAGCGATGGCCGCCTGAGCGATCACCAGCCCGTGGAGCAGCGTGCCGCCGCTGGTGCCGGGCCTCGCCATATGGCGTATCACCCGAACAACCGTTTCACCTATTGCATTAATGAACTGAACAGCTCGGTGGATGTGTTCGAGCTGGATGCGCAGGGCGAAGGCAAACGGATCCAGACGCTGAATGCCATGCCAGCCGATTTCACCGGTACCTGCTGGGCGGCGGATATCCACATCACGCCGGATGGCCGTCATCTGTATACCACGGATCGTACCGCCAGCCTGATTTCCATTTTCGATGTATCCGCGCAAGACGGGACATTGACCCTGACCGGGCACCAGCCGACGGAAACGCAACCGCGCGGTTTTAACATCGATCATAACGGCCAGTTCCTGATCGCCGCCGGTCAGAAATCTCACCATATTGAGGTTTACGGCATTGAGCCGGACAACGGTAACCTGACGCCGCTGGCGCGCTACGCGGTGG
- the modC gene encoding molybdenum ABC transporter ATP-binding protein ModC: MLQLDFTQQLGDLTLRVTAQLPASGITAVFGVSGAGKTSLINAIVGLTRPDSGLIQLNDRVLSDRVKGVFLPPEKRRIGYVFQDARLFPHYRVLGNLRYGMAASMQAQFDDIVQLLGIGHLLKRYPMTLSGGEKQRVAIGRALLTAPELLLMDEPLASLDAPRKRELLPYLERLAREVNTPILYVSHSLEEVVRLADRVLVLDKGQVKAQGSLEEVWASNALRAWLPREEQSSILKVTVMEHHPHYAMTALSLGEQPLWVGRVDAAQGDELRIRINAADVSLVTQRPAVSSIRNVLSARVVECIEVGEQVEVKLDLGGHILWARITPWARDELALTAGQRLYAQVKSVSITP, encoded by the coding sequence ATGCTGCAACTGGATTTTACTCAGCAACTGGGGGACCTGACGCTCCGTGTCACCGCCCAGCTTCCCGCCAGTGGCATTACTGCCGTGTTCGGTGTCTCGGGGGCCGGGAAAACCTCGCTGATTAATGCCATTGTCGGCCTGACCCGGCCGGATAGTGGGCTTATTCAGCTTAATGATCGGGTGCTGTCGGATCGTGTGAAAGGGGTGTTCCTGCCGCCGGAAAAGCGTCGTATCGGTTACGTGTTCCAGGATGCGAGGCTCTTTCCGCACTACCGGGTGCTGGGAAATTTACGTTACGGGATGGCCGCCTCGATGCAGGCGCAGTTCGACGATATCGTGCAGTTACTCGGGATCGGGCACTTGCTCAAACGCTACCCGATGACCTTGTCCGGCGGTGAGAAACAGCGGGTGGCGATTGGTCGCGCGTTACTGACCGCGCCAGAACTGTTGCTGATGGACGAGCCATTGGCATCGCTGGATGCGCCGCGTAAACGCGAACTGTTGCCGTATCTGGAGCGCCTGGCCCGTGAGGTCAATACACCGATTCTGTATGTCAGCCACAGTCTGGAAGAAGTGGTGCGGCTGGCGGATAGGGTGTTGGTATTGGATAAAGGGCAGGTGAAGGCGCAAGGCTCGCTGGAAGAGGTATGGGCCAGTAACGCCCTGCGCGCCTGGTTACCGCGAGAAGAGCAGAGCAGCATTCTGAAGGTGACGGTGATGGAGCATCATCCACATTACGCGATGACGGCGCTGTCACTGGGTGAACAGCCGCTGTGGGTGGGGCGTGTTGATGCAGCGCAGGGCGATGAGCTGCGCATTCGCATCAATGCGGCCGATGTGTCACTGGTGACGCAACGACCCGCTGTCAGCAGCATTCGTAATGTACTGTCGGCTCGTGTGGTGGAATGCATTGAGGTCGGCGAACAGGTGGAGGTTAAGCTGGATCTCGGTGGGCACATTCTGTGGGCTCGCATCACGCCCTGGGCGCGTGATGAACTGGCGCTGACGGCTGGGCAGCGCCTGTACGCTCAGGTTAAGAGTGTGTCGATCACGCCGTGA